In Phaseolus vulgaris cultivar G19833 chromosome 10, P. vulgaris v2.0, whole genome shotgun sequence, a single genomic region encodes these proteins:
- the LOC137819445 gene encoding uncharacterized protein — MSSHSSKSLKSEVKSLKSLLKQLTKDIQSISSKQLENEIKTNELTKAKNEKSQFSKKLHSHASSSKHHDYLGEESLRKNEYHQQFPRRARKERQENLTKHISHTQAREIPCLEYLGNDQLASQCFNERSMILRDKDENSSQEKEASESEENVKIEKQEKTLGKQKAWEKSVPSHKVIQQEGKVENTFEDIPLVAQPSLTFCKGTLASLEKKEESLKKACIDKNIVDYFTYMPRYHQVKVKSSIGIYKVNFLCEVVPKETCHVLLRQPLQRIEISMNKVCNNETTFTHKREILHEGELMGKIRVDKTLELLKGKLLSPMRKDVQRHYLRYIPCFKNTSKAMSHELYTPSPFANDPWEDISLNFILDLPRTIKGFDSIFMDMDKLFLKEVTSLHDFSSNLVLDRAPKFENHHLRILLEKLATKLSFSNSYHPQKNGQNKIENIALVTMPREIMKANHNSWDEYPFSIEHAYNRVVHKTTNISTFEVVCEHNPLSLFALLPLPKGIMPKEQVTTIENFTKHERIREHMQPSKEKYCKKLPKTKEKQKWKLHKIDLYITASTNSFALFDNSPRWTFDPGGQA; from the coding sequence atgtcttctcactcctctaaatctcttaaaagtgaggtgaaatccttgaaatctcttttgaaacaacttactaaggatattcaatcaatttcatctaaacaattggagaatgagatcaaaactaatgaattgactaaagcaaagaatgagaagtctcaattttcaaaaaaattacattctcatgcatctagctctaaacatcatgattatcttggggaagaaagtcttaggaaaaatgaatatcatcaacaattccctaggagagctaggaaagagagacaagaaaacctaaccaagcatatctctcacactcaagctagagaaattccatgtttagaataccttggcaatgatcaattagcatctcaatgtttcaatgaaagatctatgatcttaagggacaaagatgagaatagtagccaagaaaaagaagctagtgagagtgaagaaaatgtaaaaatagaaaagcaagagaaaacccttgggaaacaaaaggcgtgggagaagagtgttccttcccacaaggtcattcaacaagaaggaaaagttgaaaatacatttgaagatatacctcttgttgcacaacctagccttaccttttgtaaaggaacacttgcaagcctagaaaaaaaagaagaatccttaaaaaaggcttgcatagataaaaatatagtagattattttacatacatgccaagatatcaccaagtgaaggtcaagtcatctataggcatctacaaagtcaattttttatgtgaagtagtgcctaaagaaacttgtcatgtcttattgagacaacctttgcaaagaattgaaatttccatgaacaaagtttgtaacaacgagactaccttcacacataaaagagaaattcttcatgaaggagaactcatgggtaaaattagagttgataaaactctagagcttttaaaagggaaattattgtcacccatgagaaaagatgttcaaagacattaccttagatacattccgtgttttaaaaatacatctaaggcgatgtctcatgaactctatactccttcaccttttgcaaatgatccttgggaagacataagcctaaatttcatattagatcttcctaggacaataaaaggttttgattccattttcatggacatggataaacttttccttaaagaagtgacaagtcttcatgatttctcttcaaacttagtgttggatagagctccaaaatttgaaaaccatcatttgaggattctcttggaaaaacttgcaactaagttgtccttttcaaattcttatcatcctcaaaagaatggtcaaaataaaattgaaaacatagctcttgttactatgcctagagaaatcatgaaagccaaccacaattcttgggatgagtatcctttttctattgagcatgcatacaatagagtagtccacaagactactaatatttctacatttgaagttgtatgtgaacataatcctctttctctttttgcgttgttaccacttcctaaaggaattatgcctaaggaacaagtaaccactattgaaaattttacaaagcatgagaggattagagaacacatgcaaccatcaaaagagaaatattgtaaaaagttgccaaaaacaaaagaaaaacaaaaatggaaacttcataaaattgatttgtatataactgcttcaactaactcatttgctttatttgataattcccctaggtggacgtttgacccgggagggcaagcatag